From one Culex quinquefasciatus strain JHB chromosome 3, VPISU_Cqui_1.0_pri_paternal, whole genome shotgun sequence genomic stretch:
- the LOC6043156 gene encoding chymotrypsin-C, with amino-acid sequence MNHLLQTTFYVLSLISLLSAHSTPKCGVPRIQHQALLRYASDSSPGDWPWHAALYHRTGRSLDYACGGTLISEEFVLTAAHCLYDPESGVQLTKRRIRVRLGLHNLDKISSDSVKEFGVEEFYVSEKFQRESLRDDIALLELNEAVRYTDYILPACINEQVLTSADSGMAVGWGVTEDDMVSPVLKQARLPVVETVDCLDSDRDFFAGMIHRCMFCAGYQNGTTVCNGDSGGGLFVERNGVWYLGGIVSFSKARGPGSNLCVTDGYAGFTEVARFVEWIQRVSEVKIVRLRISERKCLEYQQTLRNPHQFIPAITQNLGYPINSCHATIISEQFLLTTVKCAVSDGLLVTIDGPDYEIRDNTTQIIHLTSSKLALIKLGRSYSELKPDITCLWTSPDRISKDQLSDGHTPDVPMRYWSSLNSVEDDDAGTMTIPEDTLSCRGRSPGVGLFVKRTSEAFYRLAGLLENCQPSRYGRVTPFLDEIERNVWPGE; translated from the exons ATGAATCACTTGCTTCAAACAACATTCTACGTTCTTTCGCTGATCTCCCTCCTCAGCGCTCATTCAACGCCCAAATGCGGAGTTCCCCGAATCCAGCACCAGGCTCTTCTCCGCTACGCCAGCGATAGTTCCCCCGGAGACTGGCCATGGCACGCCGCGTTGTACCACCGGACAGGCCGCTCGCTGGACTACGCTTGCGGAGGTACCCTGATCAGCGAGGAGTTCGTGCTGACCGCAGCCCACTGTCTGTACGATCCGGAATCCGGAGTCCAGCTGACCAAACGTCGCATTCGGGTCCGGCTGGGGTTGCACAATCTGGACAAGATCAGCTCGGACTCGGTGAAGGAGTTTGGAGTGGAAGAGTTCTACGTGTCGGAGAAATTTCAGAGGGAATCGCTGAGGGATGACATTGCTCTGCTGGAGCTGAACGAAGCGGTTCGGTACACGGATTATATCCTTCCGGCGTGCATCAACGAACAGGTGTTGACGAGTGCCGATTCCGGGATGGCTGTTGGGTGGGGCGTTACCGAGGACGATATGGTTTCTCCGGTGTTGAAGCAAGCTCGACTGCCGGTCGTTGAAACCGTGGACTGTTTGGACAGTGATCGGGATTTCTTCGCGGGGATGATCCATCGTTGTATGTTCTGTGCAGGGTACCAAAATGGGACGACCGTGTGTAACGGGGACAGTGGAGGAGGGTTGTTCGTGGAACGGAATGGTGTTTGGTACCTGGGTGGGATTGTTTCGTTTTCGAAGGCACGAGGTCCGGGAAGTAATCTTTGTGTGACCGATGGATACGCTGGGTTCACTGAGGTGGCGCGATTTGTCGAATGGATTCAGAGGGTTTCGGAAGTTAAAATTGTACGTCTAAGGATCAGTGAGAGGA AATGTCTCGAGTATCAACAAACCCTTCGAAATCCGCACCAGTTTATTCCGGCTATTACGCAAAATCTAGGCTATCCCATAAATTCTTGTCACGCTACCATAATTAGTGAACAATTTCTGCTAACTACAGTAAAGTGTGCTGTTTCAG ATGGACTGCTGGTCACTATCGATGGTCCGGACTACGAGATACGCGATAACACAACCCAGATTATTCATCTGACATCCTCCAAGCTGGCACTGATCAAACTGGGAAGAAGTTACTCCGA GTTGAAGCCGGACATAACCTGCCTCTGGACCAGTCCCGATCGAATAAGTAAAGATCAGCTATCGGACGGTCACACACCGGACGTTCCCATGAGATATTGGTCTTCACTGAACTCAGTTGAGGACGACGATGCTGGAACGATGACTATACCAGAGGATACATTGTCATGCCGGGGTCGTTCCCCCGGAGTAGGACTCTTCGTGAAGCGAACCAGTGAAGCGTTCTACCGGTTGGCGGGTCTGCTGGAGAACTGCCAACCTTCAAGATATGGCCGAGTTACGCCGTTTCTAGATGAAATCGAGAGAAATGTGTGGCCGGGAGAATAA